DNA from Amycolatopsis sp. DSM 110486:
CGTAGCCCGTTACCAGGAATGGAGGGACGCATGACCACCGCAGTCGTCACCGGCGCCGGCGGTGCGCTCGGCCGCGCCACCGTGCTGCGGCTGGCTTCCCGGGGCGAGTCCGTCGCCGCGCTCGACCGGGACGCCGGCGCGCTGGCCGAGACGGCGCGCCTGGCCGGGTCGAAGGTGCTGCCGCTCGTCGTGGACTTGCGCGACGCCGACGCGCTGCGGGCCGCCGTCGAGCGGACGGCGGTCGAGCTCGGACCCGTGGGGGTGCTGGTCAACAACGCGGCCGTGTACCCGAGCCGGCCGTTCGTCGAGGTGGAGCTCGCCGAGTACGACGAGGTCCACGCCGTGAACCAGCGGGCGTACTGGGTCGCCGCGCAGGCCGTGGTGCCCGCAATGGTGGCCGCGGGTGGCGGCGCGATCGTGAACATCGCGTCGATCACGATGCACGGCGGCTGGCCCGACCTCGCCGCGTACGTGGCGACGAAGGGCGCCGCGGCCGCGTTGACGAAGGCGCTCGCGCGGGAGCTGGGGCCGCACGAGATCCGCGTGAACTGCGTGTCGCCAGGCGCGTTTCCCACTGCGGCGGAGGAGATCCACGAAAACCCGGAGGCGTACCGGGCGTTCGTGCTGGAGCGGCAAGCGCTCAAACGGCGGGGCCGGCCCGAGGAGCTGGCCGCGGTGGTGGCGTTCCTGACGGGCCCGGACGCGTCGTTCGTGACCGGGCAGACGATCGAGGTCAACGGTGGCTGGGTGATGACATGACCGACCTTTACGGACAAATGCACGACCGGCGCGAGCTGGCGGCTCGCGGTGGTGCGGGCGGAGTGCGGCTGGTGACGCTCGCGGACGGCGCCGAGCGCGACGTGCGGGCGCTGGAGTTCCGCACGGGCAGCGGGCTGGCGTTCGAGGTGCTCGTCGACCGGGCGATGGACCTCGGTGCGGCCGAGCACGCGGGGCGCGCGTTCGGCTGGAACTCGCCCACCGGCGTGCGCCACCCCGGCCTGCACGAGCACGCCGACGAGGACGGCTTGTCGTGGCTGCGGTCGTTCACCGGATTGCTGGTCACGGGCGGCCTCGACCACACGCTGTTCGGCGGCTCGGTCGATTCGGCGGGCTACCGCTACCCGCCGCGCGAGACCGTGCGGCACGGGTTGCACGGCCGCGTCGCCAACATTCCAGCCCGCCTGCACGGCTACGGCTCGACGTGGGAGGGCGACCGCTGCGTGCTGTGGGCCGAGGGGGAGGTGCGGCAGGCGGCGGTGTTCGGCGAGAACCTCACGCTGACGCGGCGGATCGAGGCCGACCTGGGCGGCAACGAGATCCGGCTGGTCGACACGGTGCACAACCCGGCGTTCGAGCCGATGCCGCACATGTTCCTCTACCACATCAACCTCGGCTGGCCGCTGCTCGACGAGGGCGCGCGGTTCGTCGCGCCGGTCGAGCGCACGGTGTGGCAGTCGGACACCGCGGCTTCGCAGGGGGTCGACCACCTGGTGTTCCCCGCGCCGATCCCGCGGTTCGTGGAGCAGGTGTACGAACACGAGCTGACGAGCGGCACCGCGGCGATCGTCAACGAGCGGCTGGGTCTCGCCGTGAGCGTGCACTGGTCTCAAGACGAATTCCCGTGCTTCTTCGAGTGGCTCAACCTGCGGGCCGGCAACTACGCGGTGGGGCTGGAACCGTCGACGCACCACGTGGGCGGCGACGCGGCCGCGCGGGCAGACGGCAGCATGACGTGGCTGCAGCCGGGGGAGTCGCGCACCTACCGCACGGCGTTCCGCGTGGAGGAGCTCTGAACCACGTCGACGCCCACCACCACCTGTGGCACCCGGCGGCGCACCCGCAGCCGTGGCTCGACCAGCCCGCGCTCGCGCCGATCCGCCGCCCGTTCACCGTGCGCGACCTGCGCCTGGCGACGCTCGGCACCCGGGTCACGCGCACGGTGCTCGTGCAGGCCCTCGGCTCGGCGATGGAGACGGAGCAGCTGCTGGCGCTGTCGGATCCGCTGGTGGCCGGCGTCGTCGGGTGGGCCGACCTGACGACGCCGGAGCTCGACCTGACCCGCTTCCGCGGCACGCGGCTGGTCGGCTTCCGCCACGGCGTGCAGTCCGAACCGGACCCGCGGTGGCTGTGCCGGCCGGACGTCCGCGCCGGCCTGCGCGCCGTCGCCGCCGCGGGCCTGACGTTCGACCTGCTGATCCGTCCGGTCCAGTTCACCGCGGCGCTCGAAACCGTGCGGGCCGTGCCGGAGCTGACCTTCGTGCTCGACCACCTGGGCAAGCCGCCGATCGCGTCGGGGGAGGTGGAGCCGTGGGCTTCCCGCTTGCGTTTGCTGGCGCGTGAGCCGAACGTCGTGGCCAAACTCTCAGGCCTGGTCACGGAAGGCTCGTGGCCACAGTGGACAGTCGCGGACCTGCGCCCGTACGCCGACGTCGCACTGGCCTCGTTCGGCCCGTCGCGGCTGATGTACGGCTCGGACTGGCCGGTGTGCCTGCTCGCGGGCACCTACGGCCAGGTCCACTCCGCCGCCGACGCCCTCACCGCGCACCTGACGGCGGCCGAACGCTCTTGGGTGTTCGGTGGCACGGCGGAACGGGTCTACGGCCTGTCGCGTGTTGCAGAATCACCGCCATGACCTCCCCGGACGAGGGCTACCTCCTCGACAACGCCCAACCGGAAGCGGGCTCGCGCTTCGACGCGCTCAGCTCGCTCTTCGACGCGTCGACGTTCCGGCACTTCGACGATCTCGGCGTCGCCCCGGGCTGGCGGTGCTGGGAAGTCGGTGCCGGTGGCCCCTCGGTGGTGACCTGGCTCGCCGACCGCGTCGGCCCCGGCGGCCACGTGCTCGCCACCGACCTCGACACCTCCTGGGCCGCCACCACCGCGAGCGACGTCGTGGAGATCCGCCGCCACGACATCGGCCTCGACGCACCCCCGCCCGGCGGCTTCGACCTCGTCCACGCCCGCCTGGTCCTGGTCCACGTGCCCGACCGCGAACGCGCCCTGCGCACCATGGTCGACGCCCTGCGCCCCGGCGGCCGCCTGCTGCTCGAAGACGCCGACCCGACCCTGCAACCCCTGATCTGCCTCGACGAACACGGCCCGGACGAGGCGCTGGCCAACCGCCTCCGCCGGGCCTTCCGCGAGCTGCTCGCCTCGCGCGGCGCCGACCTCGCCTACGGCCGCACCCTCCCGCGCGTCCTGCGCGAAGCCGGCCTCGCCGACGTCACCGCCGACGCGTACTTCCCGATCACCTCCCCGGCCTGCACCGCCCTGGAAGCCGCGACGGTCCGCCAGATCCGTGCCAGCCTGCTCACCGCCGGCCTGGCCACGGCCGCCGACATCGACCGCCACCTCGCCAACGTCACCTCGGGGCGCCTCGACCTGGCGACTTCCCCGATGATCTCGGCGTGGGGCCGGCTTCCGTAGTCAGCCCACTTCGGAGCCGACTGCGGTGGTCAACGCGCGGAGGGCCGCGTCGTAGTCCTGGCGGGTGAAGGTGAACGGACCGAAGCCGGTGTAGTCGCGGGTGGTGCGGTGCGCCTGTTCGAAGTCGCGCCAAGTCACCAAGTCGTCGGTCACCGTGATGTCGGCCATGAGGGGCCAGCAGCCCCATTCGCCGCATTCGCAGCCGAGCACCGGCGTCTTCGGTCCCATCGCACGGGTGGACCGACCGTGGAAGTGCTCGTCCATCGGACCGAAGCGGAAGAACTCCGGGATCAGGCCTCCGTAGGCGTCGCCCGCCGGATGCATTCCGGCGCTGATCTCGAACGCGTCGATCAGCTCGGTGAGCAGCACGCCGTCGATGCGCGGAACTATCTCGACGACGTCCTCGCGGTTGTGGAGAAACCGGCGGGTGAACTCGATGTGCACCGGTCCATCCCAGCACACCTCAGCGCGGCGCGAGGCACGGTTTTTCGGATCGAACGGCCATCCCGACCGCAGGTACCGCATCGCCACCGCGTCGTCGCGCAGGCCGAGGCCGTGTTCCAGATACAGCTCGTGCGCGAGCTCCACCTGCGCCGGATCCGGCTCCACGCCCAAGCCCGGCCGCCGAGGCACGTCGATCGAGCCGCCTTCGATCTCGAACGGGGCGGTGGTCAAGCGCTGGCCGTCCTGCCAGGTCCAGTGAGTGTCGATGGCCGTGATGGCGACGGGAGCTGGGCAGGGCCGCAAGTGCGGTGACCGTCGTGGTTCCTTGATCGGTGTTTCCTTGTGCCGTGACGACTTTCCCGCTCGTCAGAAGGGTGCGTCGAACCCCGCCTCGAGGCGCGCGATGCGCCAGAGCCCGCGCTCGGTCCGGCGCATCGTGAAGCGGTACGGACCGGCGGAAACCGGGGTGGTCGTGCTGTCGTGGCTGCTCAGCAGAAGGAGGTACGCGTGCGCCACCACCTCGCCGCCGGTGGGTTCGCCGGACACGACGTTGGTGAAGAGGTGCCGGCGCTGGTCGGTCTGGGCGGGCCAGAAGCCGGCGAGCCAGGTGGCGATCGCGTCGGCGCCGTGGATCGGGTCGACGTGGTCGCGGCCCATGATCACGCCCTGCCACAAGCCGTCGGGGGTGAAGCAGGCCGCCAGGGCGGCGCGGTCGCGTTCGTCGTAGGCCCAGCCGTAGCGGGCGATCATCTCGCCGATCAGCAGGCGGTCGGCGATCGCGCCGGCGGCGGCTGCGGGCAGCGCGACCTGGCCCGCCGCGGTGGCCCAGGCCGGTTGCGGCAGCAGCTCGCTCATCCGGCGCCGCCCGCGGCGACCTCGGCCAGCCAGGCCTCGTAGTCCAGCACCGTTTCGAGCTCGCCGCGCTGGCGTGTGGTCAGCGCTCGTTTCAAGGCCGACGACCCCGCAGGGTCGGCCGCGAGCCGCTGCGCCAGCGCTCGCGCCGCCTCGGCGTCACCCGGGCTCACCAGGCCACGCCGGAAACCTTCTTCCGCCGACAGCGTCTCGCCGGTCCAAGCGAGCTGGGCGAACGTTCCCGTGCCCGACGCGCGGCCGAGCAGCCACCCCGTGCCCCCGAGCAGTGCGGCGGCGTTGAGGTCACCGACCGCCAGGGTCGTACGCCCGGTGGCGACGCGGACGTCGGCGGCGAGCGCGAGCGCCAGCCCGAACCCGCTCACCCGGCCGTCGAGCGCGACGACGACCGGGCACGCCAGGCCGAACAGATCCTTGACGAGCGACTGGTACCCGGCGTCGACCCGGTCGCGGTCGAGCCGGGCCGACGCCACCTCCGGGGCGTGGTGCCACGCGTCGGCGTGCACTCGCAGCAGGACCGCGCCGGGCGTCGCCCGGCGCCAGCCCCGGATCTCGTGGGCCAGCGCGGTGCGGACTTCGTCGCCCAGCCGTCCGCCCGTACCCGGGTCCTCGAACACGAACTCGCTCATCGGTGCCGGCCTCCTCATCGTCCGGTGAAGCGCGCCGAGCGCCTCTCCAGAAAGGCGTCGATTCCCTCGAAATGGTCCTCTGTGGACAGAAGGGTGCCGAGCAGCGCCCGTTCGTGGTCCAGTCCGCCGGCCAGCGGCAGCTCCTCCGACGCGCGCACGGCCGCCTTCGACAGGCGCGTGGCGATCGGGCCGAACGCCGCGACCTCGCCGGCCAGCGCGACACCGGCCGCGACGACCCGCTCCGCGGGCACGACCCGGGCCACCATCCCGTAGTCGCGAGCAGTCCAGGCATCGACCGTGCGCGCCGTGAGCACGAGCTCCGCCGCGCGGAAGCGGCCGGCCACGCGGGCCCACCGCTGGGTGCCGCCCGCGCCGGGCAGGATGCCGAGCCGGATCTCCGGCTGGCCGAACGTCGCCGAGTCGGCAGCGACGATGAAATCGCACGACATCGCCAGTTCGCAGCCGCCGCCGAGCGCGTACCCGGCGACGGCCGCGACCGAAGGCTTGGGGAAACGCCCGAACCGCGCCCACGCGGCGAGGCGTTGCGATTGCAGGTAGCCGGCGGGAGAGGTGGTGCGCAGCTCGCGGATGTCGGCGCCGGAGGCGAAGATCTTCTCTCCGCCGGTGAGCACGACGGCGCGGATCTCGTCGTCCGCTTCCGCGCGGTCGAGCCCGGCGCACAGCCCGAGCAGGACGTCGGTGCTCAGTGCGTTGCGCGCGGACGGACGGTCGATCGTGATCACCGCGACGTGGTCGCCCACGTCGTAGCGCACCGCCTGGTCGTCGTCGGCCACCTGGGGCTCCTCACTGGGGGAACGCAGTCGGGAACAGGGGTGCCGAGGGACCTACCCCGGCGTATGTCCGAGGCAAAACATACGCGAGCGTATGTCGCTCGGTCAACCGCCGAACATGATCACTTTTCCTTGTGTAGAGCCATAAACTCCGACTGGATGGCTCTTGACGTCAGATCATCCACCACATACCTTCTGCTCGACATACGCTGAAGTATGGCGACAACGAGGTCGAAGCTGGAGGCTGGCGTGAAACGGACAAGGTTGTTCCCCGTTCTGGGCCTGGCGGTCCTGCTGGCCGGCTGCGCGAACACGGGCGCGAGCTCGTCCTCACCCAGCGCGGGCGACAGCGGGTCCGGTCCGATCAAGATCGGCGTCATCGTGCCGCTGAGCGGCCCCGCCGGCCCCAACGGCAAGGACGTGCTCGACGCGATCACCACCAAGGCGGACCTGATCAACAAGGCCGGGGGCGTGAGCGGCAGGCAGCTGGAGATCGTTTCGAAGGACGACAAGAGCGACCCGGCCACAGGGGTCAGCGCCGCCACCTCGATGGTCAACGACGGGGCCGCGGTCGTCATGGGCGGCTGGAACAGCCCCGTCACGCTCGCCATCCAGCCGGTACTGGTGCGCGGCGGCGTCCTCAACATCACCTCGATCCCGCAGAACGCGTCGATCATCGGCCACGCGGATCCCGACGCGGTGCGGATGAACGCGGGCAACGCGGCCGGTGCCTACGCCGCGGCCCAGTACCTCGCGAAGGATCTCAAGGCCAAGCGCGTGGCGATGCTGCTGGAGAACGACGCCTACGGCAACGACGCCGGCTCGTTCCTCGGCAAGCAGCTGCAGGCCGAAGGTATCCAGGTGGTCAGCCAGCAGAAGTTCGACTACGCGGGAACCGATTTCCGCGTGCCGCTGTCCCAGCTGGCCGGCGCCGGCCCCGACGTGGTCTTCTCCGCCAACGCCGCCGAGTCCTCCGGCATGCCAGCGCTCGCGGACCAGTACGCGGAATCCGGCATGAAGGCACCCCATTTCGCCGCGCTGGGCACGGTGTCGCCGAAGGTCGTCGGCCTGGCCGGTGGCGCGAAGGTCGACGGGCTGCTGTCGGCGGACCTGTACTTCCCCGATGTGGCGCCCTTCAACGCCAACCAGGTCAACACCGAGTTCGTGAAGGCCTTCTCCGCGAAGACCGGGCAGCTGCCCGACAAATACGCCGCGCTCGGGGCCGAAAGCGTGGACGTGTGGGCGAAAGCGGTCGAGAAGGCCGGCGGCACCGACCGCGAAAAGGTCGCGGCCGCCATCCACGGCCAGAGCTTCACCGGGACCGTCCTCGGCGACGTCTCCTTCACCGCCAAGGGCCAGCTCAAGACGAAGGTGTACGCCTTCACCGTCAAGGGCGGCAAGGTGGCTGTGCTCGACGAGATCCCGATCCCCGACGCCATCTGGGAGCAGTGAGGCCGATGTCCTCACCGGACTCGGAAGTCCCCGCACTGCGGGTGGCGGACCTCTGCGTGCACTACGGCAGCCTGCGGGCGCTGAGCGACGTGTCCTGGACGGTGTCCGACGGCGAGATCCTCGGCATCATCGGGCCCAACGGCGCGGGCAAGAGCTCGAGCTTCGCGGCGGTGACCAACACCGTGCGCCGCACCGGCACCGTCGAGCTGTACGGCTCGAACGTCGATTCCGTGCCCACGCACCGGCTCTCGCGGCGCGGTCTGCGCCGCACTTTCCAGCAGAACTCCTTCTACAGTGGACTGTCCGTGCTGGACAACGCGGCCGCCACGTTCGCGGTGGAGAACGGGGTGCCGCTCGCCGGCAGCGTCTTCACGCCGTGGCGCGAGGCGAAGCAGCGGTCCCGCACCCGCAAGGCGGCCGCGGACCTGCTCACGGACTTCGGGATCCCGGCGCGCTACCACGGGATGTTCCCCGACAACATCCCGTACGGGCTGCAGCGGTGCCTGTCGATCGTGTTCGCCTACGGCGCGGGAGCCCGGGTGCTGCTCGTCGACGAACCGGCGGCCGGCGTCGGCGGCGAGGACATGCACAACCTCGCGGAACTGCTGCTGCAGCTGCGTGACCGCGGGCTCGCCGTGGTGCTCATCGAGCACCACATGGACCTGGTGATGGAGATCGTCGACCGGCTCCTGGTGATCGACCGCGGTGAGCCGATCGCCTACGGCGAGCCGGAAGCCGTGCAGCGCGACCCCGCTGTGCTCGAAGCGTACCTGGGCAGGCCGGCATGACGGCGCTGCTGGAAGTCGACGACCTGCGCGTGCGCTACGGGCGCAGCACCGCACTGGCCGGGGTGGACCTGACCGTCGCCGACGGGGAGCTCGTCGCCGTGGCCGGTGCCAACGGCGCGGGCAAGAGCACCCTGGTCAACGCCGTCGCCGGGTGGTCGCGGGGCAAGGCGAGCGCCACGGGCGCGATCCGCCTCGGCGGCCGCGACATCGCCACGCTGCCGGCGCACAAGCGCACCAAGCTCGGTGTGGTGCTCGTGCCCGAGGGCAAGAGCGTGTTCGAACGCATGACGGTGGAGGAGAACCTGCGGATGGTCCGGCCGCCGCGCGACGCTTCCGGCCGGCGATACGAGGTCTCGGACGTCTACGACGTGTTCCCGCAGCTGCCCGCCCGGGCGCACGCACGCTGTTCGACGTTGAGCGGCGGCGAGCGGCAGATGGTGGCCATCGGGCGGGCGCTGCGCGCGGCGCCGCGGCTGCTCATCCTCGACGAGCCGTCCGTCGGGCTCGCCCCGCGGCTCGTCGTCGAGGTGCTCGAACACATCCGGGAGCTCGTCACGAGCGGGTTGTCGGTGCTACTGGTCGAACAGAACGTGCGCGCGACGCTTGAGGTCGCGGACCGGTTGTACCTGCTGGAACAGGGGCAGGTCGTCGGCACGGGGCCGTGCACCGAGATGCGGGACGACGAGCGCATCGTCTCCGCCTACCTGGGAAGGCTGGGCCGGTCGTGATCCTCGCGCAACTCGTCAACGGCCTCGCCCTGGGCGCCGGCTACGCCCTGCTCGCGGTCGGCTGGACCGTGCTGCTCGGCGCCGCTCGCCTGGTGAACTTCGCCCACGGCCAGCTGTACATGATCGGCGCGTTCCTCACCTTCCTGGTGATCACGAAGGCCGGGCTGCCCTACCTGGCGGCGATCCCGGTCGCCGTGGTCGCGGTCGCGGTGCTCGGCGGGATCATGCAGCTGCTGATGCGGCGGCTCACGCTCGACCAGAACATCGTCAGCCTGATGCTGGTGACGCTCGCGTTCGGCTACCTGCTCGAAGGCGGCGGTTCGCTGCTGTTCGGCGGCAACCCGCAGGTCATCGACAGCCCGTTCCAGAACGCGGGGATGTCGATCGGCTCGGCGCGCTTCACCGGGCAGGACCTGCTGATCGTGATCCTGGCCTTCGCGCTCTACGGCGTCACGTGGTTCGTGCTCGGGCGCACCAACATCGGGCGCCTCGTGCGTGGTGTCGCGGAAGACCCGAAGCTGGCGCAGCTGTACGGCATCGACGCGGCCAAGGTGTACCTGGGTGTGTTCGTGTTCTCCGCCGCGTGCGCCGCGCTCGCCGGCGCGGTGGTGGCGCCGCGCAGCCCGATCCTCACCTCGATCGGCTTCGACCAACTGGTGATCACGTTCCTCGTGGTGGTGCTCGCCGGCATCGGCAACCTGACCGGCGGCCTGTTCGTGGGCTTGGGGCTCGGGGTGTTCACCGCGTTCTTCGGCGCCTACGTCTCGCCGGCCTTCTCCACGGCTGCGGCCTTCGCCGTGCTGCTCGTGGTCCTGATCGTCCGACCTCAGGGGTTGACCGCCCGATGACGAACACAGTGCACGCCGGGCGGGCCCCGGCGGGGACCACGAACCCCGGTGGTGCCGCGGGAAGTCCGCGGCGGCTGGGTCCGAGCGCCCGCGTCGCCGGCTGGCTGGTGCTGGCCGTGGCGGGGTTCCTGCTGCCCACCCTGCTCGGCGGCTCCACCCGCATCTACACGACGTGTGTGCTCGTGGCGATCTTCGCCATGATGTCCTACGGCGCCGACGTGGTGCTGTCCTACCTCGGCGAGGTGAGCCTCGGGCACACGCTCTTCTGGGCGGCAGGCGCCTACGCCACGGCGTACTTCACGGTGAAGTCCGGCTGGGGGCCGCTGCCGTCGCTGCTGGTGTCCCTGGCGATCGCGGCGCTGCTGGCCCTGCTCGTGGGCCTGGCGACGTTGCGCACGCGGGAGTTCGTGTTCTCGCTCGTGACGTACGCGACCGCGATCATCGGGCTCACCGTGGTGTCCAATGTGGGTGGTCTCGGCGGGTCCGACGGCATCGTCGGCGTCCCGTTGCTCACGCTGCCGGCGATCGGCGGCAGCTACGTCGCCCGGACCGACGTGGACATCTGGCCGATCGCCTACGTCCTGCTCGTGCTCGTGATCTTCTTCATCGCGCGGTTCCGCCGGTCCCGGCTCGGGGCCAACGCCCTCATGACCCAGATGAACCCGGGCCTGGCGACCACGATGGGTGTCGACGTGCGCCGCACGCGCGTGCTGGTGTTCGTCGTGTCGGCGCCGATCAGCGCGCTCGCCGGCTGGCTGTATGCGTTCCAGCGCAGCTACGTCAGCCCCGACCTGCTGTCGGCGTCGTTCCTGCTGTTCATGCTCACCGCCGTGATCCTGCCGGGCCGCCGTCAGCTGCTCGGCCCGCTCGTCGGGGCCGCGCTGATCACCGCGCAGCAGCAGCTCGCCTCGTTCGGCGGTGATGTCGACAAGATCGTCCTCGGCGGCGTCCTCGCTCTCGTGCTGTTGGTGTCGCCCAACGGTTTCGCGGGGCTGGGGCGCCTGCTGGTGCGCCGCCGCCACCCGGCGGCCGAAGCCTCTCCGGCAGCCACCGCTGCCGCCGACGAATGATGGGAGCCCGACCGTGTCCGTGATCTGGGAGCCGCCGCTGAGCCCGGAAGGTCAGCAGTGGCGGGAACTCGCCCGCAAGCTGTCCGCGGAGCACTTCGCGCCGCTGGCCGAGGAGCTCGACCGCGAGCAGCGCTACCCGTGGGAGAGCGTGCAGGTCCTCGTCGAGTCCGGCCTCGCCGGCCTCTTCATCGGCACCGAGTACGGCGGCCAGGGCGCGAGCTTCGACGTGGTCTGCGCCGTGATCGAAGAGGTGTCGCGGACCTGCGCGTCGACCGGCGCCATCCTCACCGCTTACGCGCTCGGCGGCACCCCGGTGGTGTTGGCCGGCACCGACGAGCAGCGCCGCCGCTACCTGGGTGGCCTCGCGAGCGGCCAGGCGGTCAGCTTCGCGCTCACCGAGGAGGGTGCGGGCAGCGACGCCGCGCGCATCAGGACGACAGCCGTCCGCGAGAGGGACGGCTGGCGGATCCGCGGCGAGAAGATCTTCATCGGCAACGGCGGCGCGTCGCAGCACTACGTCGTGTTCGCGCTGACCGACCCCGAAGCCGGAACCCGCGGCATGACGGCGTTCATGGTGGACAAGGACTCCGACGGAGTGGTCATCGACCACCTTGAAGACAAGATGGGCATCCGCGGCACGCAGACGAGCAACCTGAAGCTCGACACGGTCGTCGGCGACGACGCGATGCTCGGCGAGCTCAACAAGGGCATGAAGCTCGCGATGCTCACGCTCAACGCCGGCCGTATCACCGTGGCGGCGCAGTCGATCGGCGTCGGCCTCGCCGGCTACGACGTCGGGTCGCGCGAAGCGGCCCGGCGGCAGACATTCGGCACGCCGATCATCGACAACCAGGGCATCTCGTTCCCGCTCGCCGACGTCGCCACCCGCCTCACCGCGGCCCGGATGATCACCCATCGCGCCGCCTGCACCTACCAGGAAGGAGGCGACGTCTCGATCCTGGGCGCGATGGCCAAGCTCGATGCGAGCGAAGCCGCCCACCGCGCGGTCGACACCGCCGTGCAGGTCTTCGGCGGCGCCGGCTACTGCAAGCCTTGCCCGGCCGAGCGGCTCTACCGGGACCAGCGGATCCTCGAGATCTACGAGGGCACCTCGGAGATCCAGCGGCTGGTGCTCGGCCGTGCCATCAAGGCGGAGGCGCTCAAGGCCGGGGCACTCGGGGCCGCGAAGTGAGCGCTTCCTGGGAACAGCGGGTCGACTTCCCGCCGGCGGGCCGGTTCAAGGTCTACGACCTGGCGCAGCAGCTCTACACCGGGGTGCCGCACCACCCGAACCACCCGCCGTACAGCTTCTCGCTGACCAAGCGCCACGGCGAGGTGATGTACCCGGACGACGTCTCCGCGGCGGCCGAGATGATCACCACCGGTGGGCACGTCGGCACGCACGTCGACGGGCTGGCGCACGTCTCGAAGCTCGGCAAGGTCTACGGCGGCGTCGACATCGTCTCCAACCAGACCTACCCCGAGGGCATGCTCGAAGTCTCCGTGCACGAGCTCGCGCCGATGGCCGGCCGCGGTCACCTGGTCGACGCCACGCGTGCGCTCGGGCGGCCGCTCACGCCCGAGGACGGC
Protein-coding regions in this window:
- a CDS encoding SDR family NAD(P)-dependent oxidoreductase; its protein translation is MTTAVVTGAGGALGRATVLRLASRGESVAALDRDAGALAETARLAGSKVLPLVVDLRDADALRAAVERTAVELGPVGVLVNNAAVYPSRPFVEVELAEYDEVHAVNQRAYWVAAQAVVPAMVAAGGGAIVNIASITMHGGWPDLAAYVATKGAAAALTKALARELGPHEIRVNCVSPGAFPTAAEEIHENPEAYRAFVLERQALKRRGRPEELAAVVAFLTGPDASFVTGQTIEVNGGWVMT
- a CDS encoding aldose 1-epimerase family protein, translated to MTDLYGQMHDRRELAARGGAGGVRLVTLADGAERDVRALEFRTGSGLAFEVLVDRAMDLGAAEHAGRAFGWNSPTGVRHPGLHEHADEDGLSWLRSFTGLLVTGGLDHTLFGGSVDSAGYRYPPRETVRHGLHGRVANIPARLHGYGSTWEGDRCVLWAEGEVRQAAVFGENLTLTRRIEADLGGNEIRLVDTVHNPAFEPMPHMFLYHINLGWPLLDEGARFVAPVERTVWQSDTAASQGVDHLVFPAPIPRFVEQVYEHELTSGTAAIVNERLGLAVSVHWSQDEFPCFFEWLNLRAGNYAVGLEPSTHHVGGDAAARADGSMTWLQPGESRTYRTAFRVEEL
- a CDS encoding amidohydrolase, with product MNHVDAHHHLWHPAAHPQPWLDQPALAPIRRPFTVRDLRLATLGTRVTRTVLVQALGSAMETEQLLALSDPLVAGVVGWADLTTPELDLTRFRGTRLVGFRHGVQSEPDPRWLCRPDVRAGLRAVAAAGLTFDLLIRPVQFTAALETVRAVPELTFVLDHLGKPPIASGEVEPWASRLRLLAREPNVVAKLSGLVTEGSWPQWTVADLRPYADVALASFGPSRLMYGSDWPVCLLAGTYGQVHSAADALTAHLTAAERSWVFGGTAERVYGLSRVAESPP
- a CDS encoding methyltransferase domain-containing protein; the encoded protein is MTSPDEGYLLDNAQPEAGSRFDALSSLFDASTFRHFDDLGVAPGWRCWEVGAGGPSVVTWLADRVGPGGHVLATDLDTSWAATTASDVVEIRRHDIGLDAPPPGGFDLVHARLVLVHVPDRERALRTMVDALRPGGRLLLEDADPTLQPLICLDEHGPDEALANRLRRAFRELLASRGADLAYGRTLPRVLREAGLADVTADAYFPITSPACTALEAATVRQIRASLLTAGLATAADIDRHLANVTSGRLDLATSPMISAWGRLP
- a CDS encoding nuclear transport factor 2 family protein, which encodes MSELLPQPAWATAAGQVALPAAAAGAIADRLLIGEMIARYGWAYDERDRAALAACFTPDGLWQGVIMGRDHVDPIHGADAIATWLAGFWPAQTDQRRHLFTNVVSGEPTGGEVVAHAYLLLLSSHDSTTTPVSAGPYRFTMRRTERGLWRIARLEAGFDAPF
- a CDS encoding enoyl-CoA hydratase-related protein, producing MSEFVFEDPGTGGRLGDEVRTALAHEIRGWRRATPGAVLLRVHADAWHHAPEVASARLDRDRVDAGYQSLVKDLFGLACPVVVALDGRVSGFGLALALAADVRVATGRTTLAVGDLNAAALLGGTGWLLGRASGTGTFAQLAWTGETLSAEEGFRRGLVSPGDAEAARALAQRLAADPAGSSALKRALTTRQRGELETVLDYEAWLAEVAAGGAG
- a CDS encoding enoyl-CoA hydratase/isomerase family protein produces the protein MADDDQAVRYDVGDHVAVITIDRPSARNALSTDVLLGLCAGLDRAEADDEIRAVVLTGGEKIFASGADIRELRTTSPAGYLQSQRLAAWARFGRFPKPSVAAVAGYALGGGCELAMSCDFIVAADSATFGQPEIRLGILPGAGGTQRWARVAGRFRAAELVLTARTVDAWTARDYGMVARVVPAERVVAAGVALAGEVAAFGPIATRLSKAAVRASEELPLAGGLDHERALLGTLLSTEDHFEGIDAFLERRSARFTGR
- a CDS encoding ABC transporter substrate-binding protein; this encodes MKRTRLFPVLGLAVLLAGCANTGASSSSPSAGDSGSGPIKIGVIVPLSGPAGPNGKDVLDAITTKADLINKAGGVSGRQLEIVSKDDKSDPATGVSAATSMVNDGAAVVMGGWNSPVTLAIQPVLVRGGVLNITSIPQNASIIGHADPDAVRMNAGNAAGAYAAAQYLAKDLKAKRVAMLLENDAYGNDAGSFLGKQLQAEGIQVVSQQKFDYAGTDFRVPLSQLAGAGPDVVFSANAAESSGMPALADQYAESGMKAPHFAALGTVSPKVVGLAGGAKVDGLLSADLYFPDVAPFNANQVNTEFVKAFSAKTGQLPDKYAALGAESVDVWAKAVEKAGGTDREKVAAAIHGQSFTGTVLGDVSFTAKGQLKTKVYAFTVKGGKVAVLDEIPIPDAIWEQ
- a CDS encoding ABC transporter ATP-binding protein, which gives rise to MSSPDSEVPALRVADLCVHYGSLRALSDVSWTVSDGEILGIIGPNGAGKSSSFAAVTNTVRRTGTVELYGSNVDSVPTHRLSRRGLRRTFQQNSFYSGLSVLDNAAATFAVENGVPLAGSVFTPWREAKQRSRTRKAAADLLTDFGIPARYHGMFPDNIPYGLQRCLSIVFAYGAGARVLLVDEPAAGVGGEDMHNLAELLLQLRDRGLAVVLIEHHMDLVMEIVDRLLVIDRGEPIAYGEPEAVQRDPAVLEAYLGRPA
- a CDS encoding ABC transporter ATP-binding protein; this translates as MTALLEVDDLRVRYGRSTALAGVDLTVADGELVAVAGANGAGKSTLVNAVAGWSRGKASATGAIRLGGRDIATLPAHKRTKLGVVLVPEGKSVFERMTVEENLRMVRPPRDASGRRYEVSDVYDVFPQLPARAHARCSTLSGGERQMVAIGRALRAAPRLLILDEPSVGLAPRLVVEVLEHIRELVTSGLSVLLVEQNVRATLEVADRLYLLEQGQVVGTGPCTEMRDDERIVSAYLGRLGRS